From uncultured Desulfobacter sp.:
TGCTTGTTATGGGTTTTACAGGCAAAAGAGCCATGGCCTGGAAAATTAAATACATTGAAGCTTTCAACGCCATGGAAAAGGCTCAAAAAGACAAATTATATTTAAAAGCCGCATTACAAATACCAATAGAAAGCGATCTGACAGTTTTATTGCCCACCGGCGAATTCGGTATTTCAAGCTGGAAACTGGCCCATGAAATTGATCAGCCTCACAACGCCTTAATAACAAAAATCCATTTTTTGGATATTCCTGCCGCATTTAAGGCAGAAAATTTTATCCCAATGGGCCATGTGGCAAATCACGGCCCAAGAGAGGATGGCTACGGGATCACTTTGGCCGGTCTTGGCATGATGGGACATCTCTTTCGCAGCCAGGTAGCCAAGGCCGCTCAATTAAAAGGATATGAACAGTTAAGGGCTGTCAATGCCCAAAAAGCCCGGGTGGAGACTGTCCAGGTACAGGCGCTCCAAAGTGTTACCCCCCGGTTCCAGCGGGCCAATGTTACTGAAAAAAAGATGCTGGCACTCAAAGGTTTAATTTCGATTTGGGCATGGATCGAAAATACCACCGCTGAAAAACTTGAAGCTGAACTATGTGCCTACATGCAAATAACAAACCTGACGGGCATCACAACGTCAAGTTATGAAAACGCCATGGAGTATATCTGGTCAGGAATACAAACACTGCAAAACGACTTTATAGATCTCTGCTCAGAAGATGAATTACAGCCTTTAAGGGGGCTGTTTGATTTCATGGCCTATTACGAGGACAGGATAAGCTATGAGTTTTTATTCAACAAATTCAAAAAAGAGCACCGGCTCGAAGATTTCACCAAAGTTTCCAAAAAGGATTTTCAAAAAATCATAATGTTAGCCTGGGGCACCATGTATGCCATGTGCCTTGGCGATAAAGCCGGATGCTGCAAAGCAAGCTGCATCCATAACCAATTATAAAGGGGAAAAAATGGCATCTATAAATATGATTCTGCAGGGTAAGGGCGGTGTTGGGAAAAGTTTTACAGCCAGCCTGTTAAGCCAATATCTGGTTGACAGAGATCAGTTACTGGCATGTTTGGACGCTGATCCGGTTAATGCAACCCTGACAGCCTATGAAGCATTAAAGGCGACCAAAATAGAAATCATGGAAGGTGATTCTATTAACAGCCGGTTATTTGACACGATGATAGAAAAAATACTCCAGCTGCCGGATGAGGCATTCGCTGTTGTTGACAGCGGCGCCAGCACATTTGTCCCCCTGGCTGCGTACATGTCGGAAAACAATGTTGCCGATTTTCTGAAAGACAGCGGCCACAACCTGACACTGCATACCTTGATCACCGGCGGCCAAGCCGAAGGTGATACCATCCAGGGCCTTGCATCTTTGATGGACGGTTTTCCGGACACCCCTATAACCATATGGGTCAACCCTTTCTTCGGCCAAATTGACTTTAAAAACCACAAACTGGAAAAGGCCAACCGGAATCAGGGCGGCACCACCATTGTTCTGCCCACGTATAAAAAAGAAACCTTTGGCTATGATTTAGAGCTGATGCTCAAGTCCCGCCTGACATTTGCCCAGGCATTCAATTCCGGCAAATTTAACGTCATGGCTAAACAGCGGCTTAAAATAGCCAGGGATGAAATCTGGAACATCCTGGATGAATCCGGCCTGATCATTGAAGCCCAGGAACCGCAGGAATGAAAGACAGAATCCAGGCGGAAATAGCCAAAAGGCACAACATGACAGTCTGTGAGAATGATCCTATCTGGATCGTTGCAACTGTGTGTGAACTTATGGCCGAAGAATACTCACGAAAACTTTCTGACCAGCAAGACATTTTTGCAGAAAAATTCAAAGAAAAAATCAAGGAGGTGAACAAAAAAACAAACACGCTGAATATAGTGATCGCCGTGCTTTTCGGCATCATTATCGGTCTGTCAATTCAATTGATTATTTGAAGAGGAGTTTTAGAAATGAAGAAATATTTACCGTTACTTGTACCAATCTTTATTTTTTTGGGCGTTGTCATTTTTGGTGATTCTGCTTTTGCTTCAACAATTTCGGAATTTGAAACACCGGCAGAAACCTTGATGGAAACCTTACGCGGGCCGTGGGCCAAATCCGTTGCAATACTGATGATCCTGGCGGCTGCTTTTGTGATGTGGTTTAAGAAAGACGACTTGGACGGCATGACAAAGGGGTTCCTGGTGGTGGTCTGTATTATATCTGTGCTGGCCCTGGCAGAACCGATCATTGATACGCTGTTCACATTCGGCACCGGAGCATTAATATAATGCGAAGGATAGCCATACATCGCTCATTACATCGTGCAGACCTGATCATGGGCATAGAACGGGATTTGCTTTTCCCCATTGGTATCGCCGCCGGCGTGCTGATTGTATCCAGCGGCAACCGCCCCTGGCAGATACTGATCGGTCTGATAATTCTGTCGGGCGGGTTTGCCCTGGCCAGGAAAGCAAATAAAAAAGAGCCGATCCTTTCAAAGGTTTTCCGGCAACATATACGGCATAAAAAATTCTACCCGGCAAAAGACAGCCCAAAGTTGCC
This genomic window contains:
- a CDS encoding Rha family transcriptional regulator gives rise to the protein MDMEIEKQHINITEINGKLTVSSMMVAEHFKKRHDNIIRTIQHLEIPEDFNALNFEDVKYVDAKGEERPAFNMTRDGFVLLVMGFTGKRAMAWKIKYIEAFNAMEKAQKDKLYLKAALQIPIESDLTVLLPTGEFGISSWKLAHEIDQPHNALITKIHFLDIPAAFKAENFIPMGHVANHGPREDGYGITLAGLGMMGHLFRSQVAKAAQLKGYEQLRAVNAQKARVETVQVQALQSVTPRFQRANVTEKKMLALKGLISIWAWIENTTAEKLEAELCAYMQITNLTGITTSSYENAMEYIWSGIQTLQNDFIDLCSEDELQPLRGLFDFMAYYEDRISYEFLFNKFKKEHRLEDFTKVSKKDFQKIIMLAWGTMYAMCLGDKAGCCKASCIHNQL
- a CDS encoding conjugal transfer protein TraL, yielding MASINMILQGKGGVGKSFTASLLSQYLVDRDQLLACLDADPVNATLTAYEALKATKIEIMEGDSINSRLFDTMIEKILQLPDEAFAVVDSGASTFVPLAAYMSENNVADFLKDSGHNLTLHTLITGGQAEGDTIQGLASLMDGFPDTPITIWVNPFFGQIDFKNHKLEKANRNQGGTTIVLPTYKKETFGYDLELMLKSRLTFAQAFNSGKFNVMAKQRLKIARDEIWNILDESGLIIEAQEPQE
- a CDS encoding TrbC/VirB2 family protein gives rise to the protein MKKYLPLLVPIFIFLGVVIFGDSAFASTISEFETPAETLMETLRGPWAKSVAILMILAAAFVMWFKKDDLDGMTKGFLVVVCIISVLALAEPIIDTLFTFGTGALI